Below is a genomic region from Cotesia glomerata isolate CgM1 linkage group LG5, MPM_Cglom_v2.3, whole genome shotgun sequence.
tataccatattattaaattagattaattttcatcaaaaataatacccaaattattttatttttatttcaaataaatgacaatcgaaaagaatgaattttaattaaaacttattatttgctaaataaaaaaaaagaagcaaaaattaacaattaacgcgctgcattttttaaaatatttcgtgtattaatttactaattttttaaattacatattaaaaaaaaaacgtcttTTCATTTCTTACTATGGAtagatttttcaattaaataaaatatttacatattttataactaaaattagAGTACTTACGTATTTAGCACTCATCGCGTCATAAGGTGAAGTAGTTTGTTGTAGATTAGTTCCAAAAGAAGAATACTGAGGTGAATAAAGCTGATTATTGCCTTGGTATAGACGATTGTGAAACGAAGTATAAGATGGTGGTGTTGAGCCGCGTAATGGCTGTTTGGTATGGTAGTTCGGAATGTAGCTGTGGTGCAAGGGCTTTGGATAATCGTAACGTGGTTCTAGGTACTCAGGAGGCCGAGGAGTTAGTTTGTACTTCTCACAAGGGTCTTCTATTGGCGGCTCCGTTACCAGATTACAGTCATCGTCTACCTCATCGCACTCCAGctcatcaattatttttgtttcaacCGTCGGCTCTGTTGACGTtgatgttgttgttgttggatCGCATTTAGATTTTACAATCGGTATCCGTTTTGCAGGACCTCCACTCAAAAAGTATTGGGCTATGCGACACATGTCgtcttcaaaaattgatatttatttatttatttagtaaattgaTATGATCTGTTATTAGTAActgataattttatgaaatagatgaaaaatacttttcgttagttaaaataattcttacaAGAGCCAATACGCCGAGAATTCTGATCTCTGCATCTAGATGGACGGTCGGGTAATCCTCGTTTACAATTTATCAAATCGAAATTCAATAAATGGGCTTTTCTTTTCATTCGATCGAAACATTCTccttcttaaaattattaattgttaattttttttttttttaatttaattgatattaattattaaaattaatattaattaatattaataaataatattaataatattaataatattaataaataatattaataaataatattaataaataatattaataatattaatattaatattaagtaatattaatattaatatttacctTGATCATTATCATTTTCGATGTAGCATTCACATGAATTGTCTACATAAGATCCAGTTCCACCGCAATAATTACAGAGCTCAGTACATTTTCTTGAATTTATAGTATCTATTTGATTGTACTCACCGTaaactgaaataaatttaatagaagacttatatttatttgagaaaatattttgtttcttaaattaataattaatcatttaatttttcatcaatataataaataaaaattttccagagTCGGGATTATTTTATGAAGTAATAATGAGTTACAATTAATTAGATAGATTTAACATAACAATATTTCAAAGtgtgtttaatattttactccAAGATcgggatttttaattaataataataataattattattttaagcttGTTATTCGATCCAATTCTTTGaagaatgttaaattttttattattattcttttaccATAATATTTTTCGGTATGAGGTACCATCAGAAAATTCTTAAGTGAAATtacaacaatgaaaatttattcgacagtttttgtaaaaaaatgtgtACAGAATTTGGAGGAACTTAATTACTGATTAGTTAAATTTCCATCAATTTTTTAGtctcataatttatttttaatttacatattatttctttacatttttgttaaagaaatagataaaaatCCCTGAAGtagaaataattgtttttgatACTAACGAAttagtattaattaaattttttcatttaaaaaacctaattttaaatttgttaatcTGTAACCATTCAcgtaaactttttaaaataaattttataatgctTACAACGTGAATTCTGGCCAGtttaatgtataaaatattattttgggTTGCAGTTAACTAGTCAGATTAACAATACTCcgttaatctaaaaaatattataaagttaaaaatctttagtgatataatttaaaattttgatacgaatttttaactatagaaaataaaaatcgttAAATTGGAAAACGTCACGGTTACTTTTACAATGATTAGATTAACATACTAACGAAAATTTTAACTCCGAATAAACAAACAGACCAATCATAATTTATCCGAAAGTTTTAAAAAGagaaacaaaagtaaaaaatagttgattgAATTGATTagaatctaaaatttttgattaatttataaaaatactatttttaatgaattaaacaATCGAGCGatccattaaaataattaaagcagTTATGAAATTAGAGgcttttaaagatttttaagtACTTCTGTATGGATCAGTATGCTCGAGTATCTATTATACCCGAGTATGTATTTtgggttttattttattcaacctACTGCACTTTACAAACTTTAATTACAtaggaattttatattttttcttgtaatatattttagaaacTCAAAAAGCGACCCGAAATTAAAAGAACTTAAAAACtacatgaataaattttataaatgataaaaaatattaaagatgaTCGCtcaataagtatttattaaattaaaaacaataacctgtataaaatgaaagaaataacACCACAAATGGAAACtccataattaattaattgaaataaagagataagaaataagaaatgagagattttcaGGGATTTTGCTAGTTTAGAATATTGTCGGTCTAACAAGTTAACCGATAcccaattaatttaattaaatttaataattttatcagtaaatatttataaaaagaatacaatttattatctcaaaaagtatcattttaatttagtcaatttttcttatattataattaacttagAATTGAATTGCAAGCACATAAATTTCCCGAAaggctcaaaaaaattcaagcttatcacaaatatataaaaaattaataagtaatctgtaaataaaaaaataactgcaTCAACTGACAGTTTTATACGagtagtataattaattaaatctaattatatttgcttattttcataatcacagaaaaacttatttattttcctttGATACTTAAATCAtacattatttttgataaatttatgtgtttttttcaatgaattattctcttattattttctcttataattttacttatagACGCAGATATTACTTTATGTATTATACCCAAGTATGTATTTTgggtttaattttatttaaacaactgCACTTTAGAAACTTTAATTACGTAGGAATTTTATAGTTTATCttgtaatatattttagaaacTAAAAAAGCAACCCGAAATTAAAAGAACTCAATAttacatgaataaattttataaatgataaaaaatattaaagatgaTCGCtcaataagtatttattaaattaaaaacaataacctgtataaaataaaaaaaacaacaccACAAGTGAAATCTccatgattaattaattaaaataaaataaattacgtaAATGTATTCTAGACAAAAAGTACAAGTAAGACTGATTTATCAACGACTGACCTGTTGATTTATAGCTGCGGTTTGAGCTCGCTGATGTTgcagtttataataattataattaatttaacagttaataaaataaaacaattgtcTTCTACTTAacgtaattttaaattcactaTAGTGTAGGAAGTATTGGTAAgcataaataaattgagtaaTTAACAGTTCCGATTAATTAGTTGTTCAGCAAATTCTGTCTGCCTATTGTCGGTGattcggaaaaaaaattataaataaattactgtttacaatttattattaaaataaaataacagtttgtgtaacaatattattttgctgagcaaaattttagtttgaatttgaatatttaattaagttataaaattaaacggAAATAAAATTGGTAAAGTTTCTATTTAATTGTGCACAACTAGGTCAcgtcttttattttattaccattaaaaattaaaaatacattttttttttattaagcttttattcactttataatttcatattcagtaaaaatattcatagacGGAACTTTCTGAATTTGATGCGTGCCTGATAAATGCGAGCCGGCAGCGAACGTTGTTGTTATCAATATACTATGTTTTTTTTGTtccgtttatttattttgtcatTTAACTCACGTAGAATAACATCGCTCGCTATTATCCTGTAATTACGTGACCCCAATACCCAAATCACGTGAAATAATTCACAATATACACGTCtaattttatacctttataaacacaaacaattaaattactaatttaaagttatttgtcaattccaattaaaaagttttaataactaactttacGATTCAATTTCCTATTTTTTACTA
It encodes:
- the LOC123265910 gene encoding uncharacterized protein DDB_G0275275-like isoform X2, which translates into the protein MEISLVVLFFLFYTVYGEYNQIDTINSRKCTELCNYCGGTGSYVDNSCECYIENDNDQGECFDRMKRKAHLLNFDLINCKRGLPDRPSRCRDQNSRRIGSYDMCRIAQYFLSGGPAKRIPIVKSKCDPTTTTSTSTEPTVETKIIDELECDEVDDDCNLVTEPPIEDPCEKYKLTPRPPEYLEPRYDYPKPLHHSYIPNYHTKQPLRGSTPPSYTSFHNRLYQGNNQLYSPQYSSFGTNLQQTTSPYDAMSAKYMEEMMGRNYYNSMMENQPYRNKINGYNYNTFSTNGYLNAMIPFNNNNYMQSLYASTNSNNNYNNNNNYQLDSTYLQSMSMNDLLELERYLTNQNLMMQPLLQRLQLQSNSQSVSNYSPFNDMVGAANPSSTDNSRNQENTTPIALTSLGSSNDETVVSSTQKNDNPMPVVIVEETVTGQVGGEQNSDSTERSRRVIRPLYNRRIIKRGSKL
- the LOC123265910 gene encoding uncharacterized protein DDB_G0275275-like isoform X1, with product MEISLVVLFFLFYTVYGEYNQIDTINSRKCTELCNYCGGTGSYVDNSCECYIENDNDQEGECFDRMKRKAHLLNFDLINCKRGLPDRPSRCRDQNSRRIGSYDMCRIAQYFLSGGPAKRIPIVKSKCDPTTTTSTSTEPTVETKIIDELECDEVDDDCNLVTEPPIEDPCEKYKLTPRPPEYLEPRYDYPKPLHHSYIPNYHTKQPLRGSTPPSYTSFHNRLYQGNNQLYSPQYSSFGTNLQQTTSPYDAMSAKYMEEMMGRNYYNSMMENQPYRNKINGYNYNTFSTNGYLNAMIPFNNNNYMQSLYASTNSNNNYNNNNNYQLDSTYLQSMSMNDLLELERYLTNQNLMMQPLLQRLQLQSNSQSVSNYSPFNDMVGAANPSSTDNSRNQENTTPIALTSLGSSNDETVVSSTQKNDNPMPVVIVEETVTGQVGGEQNSDSTERSRRVIRPLYNRRIIKRGSKL